The genomic DNA CGCGGCGGGTGCGATCGCAGCCTGGAACTTCGCGTCCGGAATATTCCATTCGCGGGCCGCCGCTTCGAACCAGGCGGTGGTGCCTTCGACGCCCAGCGGAAACGGCGCTTCCAGGCGAGTGGCGCCGCGCCCTTCGAGCGCTCGGGCGGTATCGGCCAGGAACGGCTGGGCAAGCAGGTAGTGCGTGTTCGGGCCAACGACCGGCAGCAGGGTGGAGCGACGTGGCGGCAGAAACTGGACATCGGCAATGCCGATCGCTGCGAACAGGCGGCGGAACTGGTCTTCGACGACATCGGCCAGCGCACCAACCACCATCAAACTCTTCACATTAGTAGCTGGAAGCCCTGGCACCAGCGCCGCAAGGCAGGCGTCCTCACCCTGCGTGAAGGTGGTTTCGATGCCGCTGCCGGAATAGTTCAGCACCCGCACGTTTGGTGAGTAGCTGCGGCCCAGACGCTCGGCGGCGCGCGACAGATCGAGCTTGATCACTTCCGAAGGGCAGGAGCCGACCAGGAACAGCAGCTTGATGTCCGGGCGGCGCGACAGCAGCTGGGCGACCACGCGATCGAGTTCGTCGTTGGCGTCGGACATGCCAGCCAGATCGCGCTCGTCGATGATCGCGGTACCGAAGCGCGGTTCGGCAAAGATCATCACGCCGGCGGCGGATTGCATCAGATGCGCACAAGTGCGCGAGCCGACGATCAGGAAGAAGGCGTCCTGGATCTTGCGATGCAGCCAGATGATGCCGGTCAGGCCGCAGAACACTTCCCGCTGACCGCGCTCCTTGAGCACCGGCGCATCGCTGCAACCACCAGCGGCTTTCGGGCGAACGACCACGGGAACAGCGGCGAGGGCAGCGCTCATTTGGCGAGTGCTCCGATCGGCGCTGTAAACGAAGGATTGGCGGCATCGAGCCTCGCCATCCGCAGTTTCCAGATGAACTGCGCGGCGTTGATCACGTAGGTGGCGTAGGCGACCAGCGCCAGCACCATCAACTGGGTGACGCTCAGGGCGTGGGTCCACAGCGCCCAGAGATAGGCGGTGTGCAGGGCGATCACCAGCATGCTGACCGCGTCTTCCCACCAGAACGCCGGGGCGAACAGGTATTGGCCGAAGACGGCTTTCTCCCAGATCGCGCCGGTCACCATGATCGTGTAGAGCGTCAGCGTCTTGACCACGATCGATAGCGTGGCCGCCGTTTCACCTTGGCCAGTGGCCAGGAAGCGCAGCACCAGCACCAAGCTGACCAGGAACACCAGGAACTGCAGCGGTGCGAGCAGACCCTGAACCAGAGTCCAGCCGCTGGCATCTCGCCGCAGCCGCTCGGCCGGGGAGTAGAGCGGTCTGCGTGCTCTGGTACTGGTTCCCCCGTGTTGCATGCCTTTCTCTCCACGGTCGCTGAGGCCTTGGAGGCAATCTAGTCCGGCAAAAACAGACTGTCAACTAAAATTGACGTAATTAAATAGTGACAATCGGAATCGGCTATGCAAAGCTCAAATAACTGGTTTTGACCGTCCTGTATCCCGATGCAACAATTCGGGGGCTCTACGGAAGACCACCAGAGCAACAAGCCCACCGCGTCAGTGCAGTCACTCGTGCCACGGATCGAACAAGGCTTCAGCTTCGACTGAAGCCGTCGGCCCTGCGCCGATGCAGGGGGTCGATACAAGCGTTTTGATTTTGGAGGAGAAATCAAATGCTAGTGCTGACATCAGCAAGAGAGGCTGTGCTTTCGGGCAGAGTTTCCGAGCATCGTGGCGAAGCTGCAGAAGGGGCGATGCGTAGTGCGATCGAGCAGCAGTACCTGCCGCTGATCCGCACCATCGAAGCCGAGATCATTCCGAGGTTGCTGCTTGCCCATAAGGGCCAATCGCTGGCGGATGGCATTGCCGATGAGCGTGGCGAGATTCCCAGTCAGGCGCATGTGCTCGAATTTGCCGGCCTGGTGCTGACGCAAAGTTCGATCGCCGCCGCCGGCTATATCGAAGCGATGGTCGATCAGGGTTATCTGCTGGAAACCCTGTATCTGGAATTGCTTGCTCCGGCGGCGCGCCATCTCGGCGAACTGTGGGAACAGGATCTCTGCGATTTCGTCGACGTGACGATGGCGCTCGGCCGGGTTCAGCATGTGATCCGCGAGTTCAGCCCGGTGTTTCGCGAATCGCCCACGGCCCGTACCGATACGCGGCGCATCCTGCTGGCGCCGGCACCGGGCGAGCAGCACTCGATGGGCTTGATGATGGTCAAGGAGTTCTTCGTCCGCAGCGGCTGGCATGTGGTTGGCGGGCCGGGCGTGCCGAGCGAGGATGTCGCGACCCTGGCAGCCACTGAATGGTTCGATTGCGTCGGCATTTCGGCCGGTGGCGATTGCCGCCTCGAAGGGCTCGCCTCCTGGATCGCAGCCTTGCGCAGCACGTCCAAGAACCGTGCGGTGTCGGTCATGCTGGGTGGGCCGCATTTCGTGTCGCACCCGGAATTGGCCTCGTTGCTGGGTGCCGATGCCACGGCTGCCGATGCTCGCGAAGCCGTTCGTCAGGCAGAAATACTCGCAGCGCGTTAGGGTTTCACCTTGACCCCCGCTGTCGAGCCATTGTTCATGAGGCAAGTTTGGAAGAGATCGCCGAGACTGCGCCCCCACATGATCGACAAGGTGCCCCTGCAGTGAGTGCGTCAACACTACCGAACAGTCGTCTCGGCAGTCTGGACGCGGATTCCGCTGCAGACCTGATTGCCGCGGCAGCCGATGTGGCGCTGGTGCTCGATGGTGATGGCGTGATCCGCGATGTCGCGCTCGGCAGTGAAGACATGCTGCTCGAAGGCTGCCGGAAGTGGATCGGCCAGCCCTGGGCCGAAACGGTCACCGTCGAAAGCCGCGCGAAAGTCGAAACCCTGCTGCGCGAAGCGACCTCGAAAGCCGAGCGCCGCTGGCGCCAGGTCAATCATCCTTCGGCGCGCGGTTCCGATGTGCCGGTGCTCTATTCGGCCGTGCAGGTCGGCCAGAATGGTCAAGTCGTGGCCTTCGGCCGCGATCTCCGCCCGAATGCCCAGCTGCAGCAGCGGCTGGTCGATGCCCAGCAATCGATGGAACGCGACTACTGGCGCCTGCGCCATGTCGAGACCCGATATCGCCTGCTGTTCATGTCTTCGCTCGAGGCGGTGCTGATCATAGATGCAGCCACCCAGAAGATCGTCGAGGCCAATCCGGCCGCCGGTGAATTGCTGGGCGAAAACGCGCGCAAGGTGGTCGGCCGCAGCTTCCCCGAGGGTTTCGACGCCGACAGCACCGGCGCGATCGGCCTGCTGCTGGCGCGCGCCCGCGCCGTCGGCCGCGGTGACGATACCCGCGTGCGGTTGAGCAGCGATGCTCGCGAATTCCTGATCGCCGCCTCGTTGTTTTCGCAGGAAAACGGTTCGTTCTTCCTGGTTCGCCTGGCGCCGGTTCGGGGTGACGGTAGTGAGGCGGCGGTGCCGCGCTCGATCGTCAAGGTCATGGAAAGCCTGCCGGACGGCTTCGTCGTCACCGATCTCGAAGGGCAGGTGATCACCGCCAATCGCGCTTTCGTCGATCTCGCGCAGACGGTCAGCGAAGCGCAGCTGCGCGGCGAATCGCTGGAGCGTTGGCTGGGCCGTTCCGGCGTCGATTTCAGCGTGCTGATCGGCAGCATCCGCCAGCACGGTTCGGTGCGGCTGTTCTCGACGGTGCTGCGTGGCGAGCACGGCGCAGCCAGCGATGTCGAAGTTTCGGCAGTATCGGTGCCGCACGGCGAGCCGCCCTGTCTCGGTTTCACGATCCGCGATGTCGGCCGCCGGGCAGCTTCTTCGGTCAGTGCCCGCGTCGCTCAGGAACTGCCGCGTTCGGCGAACCAGCTCACCGAACTGGTCGGCCGCGTTTCGCTGAAGGAATTGGTACGGGAATCGACCGATCTGATCGAAAAGCTGTGCATCGAAGCCGCCCTCGAACTGACTCGCGACAATCGCGCATCGGCGGCTGAAATGCTCGGTCTGAGCCGTCAGAGCCTGTACGTGAAACTGCGTCGCTACGGCCTCGGCGATCTCGGGCCCGACGAGTCGGAGTCGGCCACGTGATGACCTTCTTCGGGGTTCCGATCTTCGAATGGGCAGGCTTGGCGCTTGCCCTCGGACTCGGCCTCGAAGCCTGGTTGACGATTCGCAAACCGTCGTCCTCCAAGTCGGATCGTCGGGACGATTCCGAGGGGTAGCCCTCGCTGACAGCACCGACTGTCAGAAATAATTGACGATATTGGCTGGCGAGCGTAAACCTAGGCTGACATTGAGCCTAGGGCCAGCCTCCATTGAACGCTACGGCACTGACACCAGCTGCACGCCCGGCCTTGTCGGCCGTGACGGAACTGCTGAAGCCGATTACCTGGTTTCCGCCGATGTGGGCGTTCGGCTGCGGGGTGGTCGCCTCCGGCGAACGCCTGAGCGGCAACTGGTTGCTGATCATCGTCGGCGTGCTGATTGCCGGGCCGCTGGTCTGCGCGACCAGCCAGGCGGTAAACGACTGGTTCGATCGCGAAGTCGATGCAATCAACGAACCGAACCGGCCGATTCCTTCCGGACGCATGCCCGGCCTCTGGGGCTTGTACATCGCCATCGGCTGGACGGCGTTGTCGATGATCGTCGCCATCGCGCTCGGTCCCTGGGGTTTCGCGGCGACGGTCGTCGGTCTGTTGCTCGCCTGGGCCTACAGCGCACCGCCGTTCCGGCTGAAGCGCAACGGCTGGTGGGGCAATAGCGCCTGCGCGATCTGCTACGAGGGTCTGGCCTGGACCACCGGCGCGGCAGTGATGGCCGGCGGCGCCATGCCCAGTGCCCGTTCGCTGGCGCTGGCGGCGCTATACAGCGCCGGAGCACACGGAATCATGACGCTGAACGATTTCAAATCGATCGAAGGCGACCGGATCACCGGTATCGGTTCGCTGCCGGTGCGGCTCGGCGTTGATCGCGCTGCGCTCACCGCCTGCGCGGCGATGGTGCTGCCGCAGATCGTGGTGATCGGCCTGCTGCTGCACTGGCAGATGCCCTTGCATGCTGCCGGCATCGGCGGCCTGCTGGCGATCCAACTGACGATGATGCGGCGCTTTCTTTCGGCGCCGCGTCAGCAGGCGCTGTGGTACTCCGGCTTCGGTATTCCGCTGTACGTGATCGGCATGTTGGTCAGCGCCTTTGCGCTGCGGATCAGCGGCGTCGAGGTGGCGGCATGAAGCCGAGCGCGAGTTATCTGGGCTGGTTCGGCATCATCCGGCTGGGCTTCGTGCAGGCCGCACTCGGTGCCATCGTGGTGATCGCGACCTCGACGATGAACCGGGTCATGGTCGTCGAACTGGCCTTGCCGGCGATGTTGCCGGGTGCGCTGGTGGCGCTGCATTACGCGGTGCAGATCCTGCGGCCGCGGCTGGGCTTCGGTTCCGATATCGGCGGTCGGCGCACGCCGTGGATCGTCGGCGGCATGGCTGTTCTCGGTCTCGGCGGCGTGCTCGCTGCCGCCGGCATCGCCTGGATGACCAGCAATGTCGCGGCAGGCATCGCACTCGCCGTGCTCGCCTTCGTGTTGATCGGCGTAGGTGTCGGCAGCGCCGGCACTTCGCTGCTGGTGCTGCTCGCCAAGCGAGTTGATCCCGGGAAACGCGCGGCGGCGGCGACCATCGTCTGGATGATGATGATCGTCGGCTTCGTGTTGACCACGGTCATCGTCGGTGCCCTGCTCGATCCTTACTCGGCGAAGCGCTTGCTGATGATCACCGCGGCGGTTGCGGTGGCCGCTCTGGCGATCACGCTGCTCGCCACTGCCGGACTTGAAGGGCAGGGCCGCTCGACCGGTGAAGCGGAGACCGAAAAGCCGCCGTTCATGAAGGCGCTGCGCGAGGTCTGGGCGGAATCGCGGGCGCGGCGTTTCACCATCTTCGTGTTCGTGTCGATGCTCGCCTACAGCGCCCAGGATCTGATCCTGGAACCGTTCGCAGGCAGCGTGTTCGGCTTTACGCCAGGCGCGTCCACCAAGCTCGCCGGGGTGCAGCACGGCGGCGTGCTGGCCGGGATGATCCTCGTTGCGCTCGCCGGCACCGGCTGGCGCGGCCGGCGCTTCGGGTCGCTGCAGACCTGGACGGTCGGCGGCTGTGTCGCTTCCTGCGCGGCGCTGCTGGCGCTGACCGTCGGTGGCTTGACCGGCATCGGCTGGCCATTGAAGGAAAACGTGTTCCTGCTCGGCGCAGCGAACGGCGCCTTCGCGGTCGCCGCGATCGGTTCGATGATGATTTACGCGAGCGAGGGCCGCGCCGGCCGCGAAGGCGTGCGCATGGGCCTCTGGGGTGCGGCACAGGCGATTGCTTTCGGACTCGGCGGCTTTGCCGGCGCTGCTGCCAGCGATGTCGCCCGTGCGGTGATCGGAGCTGATGGGCCGGCCTATGCGCTGGTCTTCGGTCTTGAATCGCTGCTGTTCCTGGTCGCGGCAAGACTGGCTGCGCGCCTCTCCGCTGCCCAGCCATCCCGCCACTCGTTCCCGTCCACAGCCGGCGCGCAACTTGCCGGACAAAAGGTGTAAGCGATGATGCAAGCAGAGACCTGGGATGTCGTCGTCGTCGGTGGCGGGCCGTCCGGCGCAACCGCAGCCGATGAGCTTGCCAAGCGCGGACGCAAGGTGCTGCTGCTCGATCGCGATGGCCGGATCAAGCCTTGCGGCGGCGCGATTCCGCCGCGCGCGATCCGCGACTACCAGATTCCCGATGCGATGCTGGTCGCGAAAATCCGCTCCGCGCGGATGGTGTCACCGAGTGCCAAGAGCGTCGACATTCCGATCGACAACGGTTTCGTCGGGATGGTCGATCGCGCCGACTTCGATGAATGGCTGCGCGTCCGAGCCGAAACGCACGGTGCCGAACGCCGTACCGGCAGCTTCGAGACGATGACGCGGGACAGCGACGGTATCGCGCTGATCCAGTACCGGCCGCGCAATGGCGACGCGCAGCAGGTTCGCGCCCGAACCGTGATTGGTGCCGACGGCGCGAAGTCGCTGATCGCCCGCCAGCAGATCCCGGGTGCCCGGAAGATGAAGTTCGTGTTCGCCTATCACGAGATCATCCGTGCGCCGAAGCAGCTGGCCGTCGATTACGACGCCAGCCGCTGCGACGTCATCTATCGCGGATCCCTGTCGCCGGATTTCTATTCCTGGGTGTTCCCGCACGGCGATACGGTCAGCGTCGGCACCGGCAGCGCCCACAAGGGTTTCTCGATGCGTTCCTCGGTCAGCACGCTGCGCGAAACCAGCGGGCTGGACCAGTGCGAAACCCTGCGCCGCGAAGGCGCGCCGATTCCGATGAAGCCGCTCGCCCGCTGGGACAACGGCCGCGATGTCGTGCTCGCAGGTGACGCCGCCGGTGTCGTTGCGCCGGCGTCTGGCGAAGGCATCTATTACGCGATGCTCGGCGGGCAGCTCGCCGCCGAAGCAGTCGAAGCGTTGCTCGCAACCGGCGATGTCCGTGCCTTGAAACTGGCGCGCAAGCGCTTCATGCGTGAACACGGCACAGTGTTCTGGGTGCTCGGCATCCTGCAGTGGTTCTGGTACGGCAGCGAACGCCGCCGCGAAAGCTTCGTGAAGATCTGCGAGGACCGCGACGTGCAGAAGCTGACTTTCGATTCCTACATGAACAAGAAACTCGAACGGAAGAAACCGATGGCTCACGTGCGCATCTTCTTCAAGGATCTCGCTCACCTGTTCGGCTTGGCGCGGGCCTGAGGACGGTACGTCACGCGCCGCGCACCATGAACGAATTCTTCGCCAGCGGCCTAGCCGTCGATCTGGTGTTGATGCTGATGGCGGCCGAAGCAGTCCTGCTGCTCGCGCTCCACCGCTACGCCGGCCGTGGTCCGCCACCGGCCGATCTGATCGCCAACCTGCTGTCCGGCTTCTGTCTGCTGCTGGCCTTGCGCGCAGCGATCGCCGGTGCGCCCTGGCCCTGGCTGGCGCTGGCGCTCAGTGGTTCGCTGATCGGCCATCTGGTCGACCTGAAACGTCGCTGGGCTTGAGCCTCGACGGCTTTCCCGAGCGAGTGGGCTGTAATCACTCGCTTTCCGGCTCTGACGCCTTCGTGTACCTTCGCGGGTGTTCCTGTGTCGCCAAATGGCGGCCCGGACCAACCAGACACCGGCCCTTCACGGCCGATTCGCACGTTCCGGTTGAAAATCGGATTTCCGGCTTAACCGCTTGCCGTGTTCGAACGATCTCGAGGCCTCGCGACGTGTTCTCTGTTGTCACTGCCGACTGTGCTTGCGGCTCCTCGGGAGCTGCAGCATGAGCGTGCGTGATCCTCGCGAAGTACACGATCTGGCGGCGCTGTCGACGCTGGCGCCGGAACTGGCGGAAATGCTGGTCTCGGTGGCCAGTGACATCGCCCTGGTCATCGACGATCAGGGCGTGATCCAGCGCATCGCGCTCGGTGGCAGCGAGCCGGTGAAGACCATGGCCGACGAATGGGTGGGCCGCCATCTGGCCGACACCGTCACCCTCGAAACCCGCAAGAAGGTCGAGCAATTGCTCGCCGATGTCGCCGCCACCGGCTTGTCCCGTTCACGGCAGGTCAATCATCCGTCGCCGCTGGGTCTCGACGTGCCGATGGCGTATTCCGCCGTCCGCCTCGGCCAGGCTGGTCCGATGCTGGTCGTCGGCCGCGACATGAGCGTGGTCTCGGCGATGCAGCAACGCTTGGTGCATGCGCAGGCCGAGATGGAGCGCGACTATTGGCAGCGGCGGCAGAGCGAAACCCGCTATCAGCTGCTGTTCCAGATCGCCACCGATGCGGTGCTGGTCGTCGATGCCACGTCGCTGAACGTGATCGATGCCAATCGTTCGGCGGCGCGGCTGTTCGGTCTGAGCCTCGATCAGCTGATCGGCAAGCGTGCCACCGTGCCGCTGCATGAAGATTCGCGCGAGGCGGTGCTTGAATTGTTTGCCTCCGCCAAGCTCAACGGTCGCGCAGCGGAAACCGACGCCGTGCTGTCGGAGCATCGCGGCATGGTGCGGGTTTCGATCACGCCGCTGCGCACTGAAGCCAGCACCGCCTTGCTGATGCGGGTGAAGAGCATCGATCCGCAATGGCAGGTGCCGCAGGCAAACGCCAAGCTGCAATCGCTGATGGCGATGAGCCCGGATGCCATCGTCGTCACCGATGCCGATGGCCTGGTGCAGATGGCCAATCCGGCGTTCACCGCGCTGGCCCAGATCGCAGCACCTGCGGCTGCCGTCGGCCGGTCGCTGGGCGAATGGCTCGGTGTCACTTCGGACGATCTCGCCTTGTTGATGAACAGTCTGCGCCGCGATGCCGTCGCCCAGCGCATCGCCACCACCGTCCGGGGCGAACAGGGGCGGCTGATCGCGGTGGAACTGTCCGGCACCTGCCTGCGCGAGGATGACGAAGAATCATTTGGCTTCATCCTGCGTCCGGGTTACGGTAGCGGCGCCGTGCGGATGCCCGGCCTCGAACCGCCGGATCCGTCGATTCATTAAAACTCTTACGGACTAGCGGGCATCGCCTGTTGGGGCTTGGTGGGGGCCTCTAGTTCGGAGACGCAAGACGGATGAATGAAGCGCTCGCGAGTCCGCCGTTCGGCGAAGCCACGCTCAGCAATTGCGAGCGCGAGCTGATCCATCTCGCGGGCTCGATCCAGCCGCATGGCGTGCTGCTGACGCTCGCCGAACCTGCTCTCACCATCGTCCAGGCGAGCAGCAATGTCGTCTGCCTGTCGGGTCGGCCGTTGATGGCGCTGCTGGGCCAGTCGGCGAGCCAGCTTGGCGGCAATCTGTTGGCCAAAGTCCGCGCGGCGCTGGTTGCCGATCTGTCCGAGCCGGCACCGCTGCGCTGCACCGTCGATGGCGCCGCTGGCCGCGTCCTGCTGGAAGGCACGCTGCATCGCGCCCCGCATGGCGGGCTGGTGGTCGAGCTGGAACTCGCGCAGCAGGATGCCGACACCGCCTACAACCTGCGCTATGAATCAGCGAAGCCGGTGACCCAGGCCGCCATAGCCCAGGCCGTGAAGAAGTTCAGCAGTGCGCCGACCATCGCCTTCCTGTCCGAAGCCGTGGTGCATTGCGTACGCGAGACCACCGGCTACGACCGGGTCATGGTCTACAAATTCGATCCTGACGGTCATGGCGAAATCATCGCCGAGGCCCGCGATACCAACCTCGATTCGTTGCTCGGCCATCACTATCCGGCCACCGATATCCCGCAGCGCGCCCGCGAGCTGTACATCCGCAACCGGGTGCGGGTGCTGGTCGACGTCCATTACGAACCGGTGGCGATCGTGCCGCGGCAGTTGCCGGACGGCAGCGAGCTGGACATGTCGCTGTGCCACCTGCGCAGCATGTCGCCGCTGCACCTGCAGTACCTGAAGAACATGGGCGTGACCGGCACCCTGGTGGTGTCGCTGGTGCGCGAGGGCAAGCTCTGGGGGCTGATCGCCTGCCATCACTATTCGCCGCGCTACGTGCCGTATACCTCGCGCGCCGCGCTGGAATTGCTCGCCGAGGTGATCTCGACGCGCATCGCCGCGATCGAGAATTACGTGCAGTCGCAGGTCGAAGTGCTGGTCAAGCGCCTGGAGCTGCGGCTGATCGAAGCGACCTCCACCGATGGCGACTGGCGCAACGCGCTGTTCCGCAATTCACGCACCTTGCTGACGCCGGTCGATGCCACCGGCGCGGCGCTGTTCCACGACGGCGAGATCATGACCGCCGGCGATGTGCCGTCGACCCCTGATCTGCGTGCGCTGCTGGCCTGGGTATCGGCGCAACCGGGCGAGGGCGGCGTCTACACCTGTGCTTCAGTAGTCCGTCGCAACCCGGAATTCGCGTCGATGGCAGCCACTGCGAGCGGCGTCATGGCGGTGCCGCTGTCGCC from Nevskia ramosa DSM 11499 includes the following:
- a CDS encoding ferredoxin:protochlorophyllide reductase (ATP-dependent) subunit N, with the protein product MSAALAAVPVVVRPKAAGGCSDAPVLKERGQREVFCGLTGIIWLHRKIQDAFFLIVGSRTCAHLMQSAAGVMIFAEPRFGTAIIDERDLAGMSDANDELDRVVAQLLSRRPDIKLLFLVGSCPSEVIKLDLSRAAERLGRSYSPNVRVLNYSGSGIETTFTQGEDACLAALVPGLPATNVKSLMVVGALADVVEDQFRRLFAAIGIADVQFLPPRRSTLLPVVGPNTHYLLAQPFLADTARALEGRGATRLEAPFPLGVEGTTAWFEAAAREWNIPDAKFQAAIAPAATRASAALSRIRHQLAGKRIFFFPDSQLEIPLARFLSRELEMNLVEVGTPFLHRQHLATELEMLPAGTMLSEGQHVENQLDRCRAAQPDIVVCGLGLANPLEAEGMTTKWAIELVFTPIQGYEQAADLAELFARPLVRRAKLAA
- the bchF gene encoding 2-vinyl bacteriochlorophyllide hydratase codes for the protein MQHGGTSTRARRPLYSPAERLRRDASGWTLVQGLLAPLQFLVFLVSLVLVLRFLATGQGETAATLSIVVKTLTLYTIMVTGAIWEKAVFGQYLFAPAFWWEDAVSMLVIALHTAYLWALWTHALSVTQLMVLALVAYATYVINAAQFIWKLRMARLDAANPSFTAPIGALAK
- a CDS encoding cobalamin B12-binding domain-containing protein; translation: MRSAIEQQYLPLIRTIEAEIIPRLLLAHKGQSLADGIADERGEIPSQAHVLEFAGLVLTQSSIAAAGYIEAMVDQGYLLETLYLELLAPAARHLGELWEQDLCDFVDVTMALGRVQHVIREFSPVFRESPTARTDTRRILLAPAPGEQHSMGLMMVKEFFVRSGWHVVGGPGVPSEDVATLAATEWFDCVGISAGGDCRLEGLASWIAALRSTSKNRAVSVMLGGPHFVSHPELASLLGADATAADAREAVRQAEILAAR
- the ppsR gene encoding transcriptional regulator PpsR, whose amino-acid sequence is MSASTLPNSRLGSLDADSAADLIAAAADVALVLDGDGVIRDVALGSEDMLLEGCRKWIGQPWAETVTVESRAKVETLLREATSKAERRWRQVNHPSARGSDVPVLYSAVQVGQNGQVVAFGRDLRPNAQLQQRLVDAQQSMERDYWRLRHVETRYRLLFMSSLEAVLIIDAATQKIVEANPAAGELLGENARKVVGRSFPEGFDADSTGAIGLLLARARAVGRGDDTRVRLSSDAREFLIAASLFSQENGSFFLVRLAPVRGDGSEAAVPRSIVKVMESLPDGFVVTDLEGQVITANRAFVDLAQTVSEAQLRGESLERWLGRSGVDFSVLIGSIRQHGSVRLFSTVLRGEHGAASDVEVSAVSVPHGEPPCLGFTIRDVGRRAASSVSARVAQELPRSANQLTELVGRVSLKELVRESTDLIEKLCIEAALELTRDNRASAAEMLGLSRQSLYVKLRRYGLGDLGPDESESAT
- the chlG gene encoding chlorophyll synthase ChlG, encoding MSAVTELLKPITWFPPMWAFGCGVVASGERLSGNWLLIIVGVLIAGPLVCATSQAVNDWFDREVDAINEPNRPIPSGRMPGLWGLYIAIGWTALSMIVAIALGPWGFAATVVGLLLAWAYSAPPFRLKRNGWWGNSACAICYEGLAWTTGAAVMAGGAMPSARSLALAALYSAGAHGIMTLNDFKSIEGDRITGIGSLPVRLGVDRAALTACAAMVLPQIVVIGLLLHWQMPLHAAGIGGLLAIQLTMMRRFLSAPRQQALWYSGFGIPLYVIGMLVSAFALRISGVEVAA
- a CDS encoding BCD family MFS transporter — encoded protein: MKPSASYLGWFGIIRLGFVQAALGAIVVIATSTMNRVMVVELALPAMLPGALVALHYAVQILRPRLGFGSDIGGRRTPWIVGGMAVLGLGGVLAAAGIAWMTSNVAAGIALAVLAFVLIGVGVGSAGTSLLVLLAKRVDPGKRAAAATIVWMMMIVGFVLTTVIVGALLDPYSAKRLLMITAAVAVAALAITLLATAGLEGQGRSTGEAETEKPPFMKALREVWAESRARRFTIFVFVSMLAYSAQDLILEPFAGSVFGFTPGASTKLAGVQHGGVLAGMILVALAGTGWRGRRFGSLQTWTVGGCVASCAALLALTVGGLTGIGWPLKENVFLLGAANGAFAVAAIGSMMIYASEGRAGREGVRMGLWGAAQAIAFGLGGFAGAAASDVARAVIGADGPAYALVFGLESLLFLVAARLAARLSAAQPSRHSFPSTAGAQLAGQKV
- a CDS encoding geranylgeranyl diphosphate reductase; translation: MMQAETWDVVVVGGGPSGATAADELAKRGRKVLLLDRDGRIKPCGGAIPPRAIRDYQIPDAMLVAKIRSARMVSPSAKSVDIPIDNGFVGMVDRADFDEWLRVRAETHGAERRTGSFETMTRDSDGIALIQYRPRNGDAQQVRARTVIGADGAKSLIARQQIPGARKMKFVFAYHEIIRAPKQLAVDYDASRCDVIYRGSLSPDFYSWVFPHGDTVSVGTGSAHKGFSMRSSVSTLRETSGLDQCETLRREGAPIPMKPLARWDNGRDVVLAGDAAGVVAPASGEGIYYAMLGGQLAAEAVEALLATGDVRALKLARKRFMREHGTVFWVLGILQWFWYGSERRRESFVKICEDRDVQKLTFDSYMNKKLERKKPMAHVRIFFKDLAHLFGLARA
- the ppsR gene encoding transcriptional regulator PpsR, giving the protein MSVRDPREVHDLAALSTLAPELAEMLVSVASDIALVIDDQGVIQRIALGGSEPVKTMADEWVGRHLADTVTLETRKKVEQLLADVAATGLSRSRQVNHPSPLGLDVPMAYSAVRLGQAGPMLVVGRDMSVVSAMQQRLVHAQAEMERDYWQRRQSETRYQLLFQIATDAVLVVDATSLNVIDANRSAARLFGLSLDQLIGKRATVPLHEDSREAVLELFASAKLNGRAAETDAVLSEHRGMVRVSITPLRTEASTALLMRVKSIDPQWQVPQANAKLQSLMAMSPDAIVVTDADGLVQMANPAFTALAQIAAPAAAVGRSLGEWLGVTSDDLALLMNSLRRDAVAQRIATTVRGEQGRLIAVELSGTCLREDDEESFGFILRPGYGSGAVRMPGLEPPDPSIH
- a CDS encoding GAF domain-containing protein, whose translation is MNEALASPPFGEATLSNCERELIHLAGSIQPHGVLLTLAEPALTIVQASSNVVCLSGRPLMALLGQSASQLGGNLLAKVRAALVADLSEPAPLRCTVDGAAGRVLLEGTLHRAPHGGLVVELELAQQDADTAYNLRYESAKPVTQAAIAQAVKKFSSAPTIAFLSEAVVHCVRETTGYDRVMVYKFDPDGHGEIIAEARDTNLDSLLGHHYPATDIPQRARELYIRNRVRVLVDVHYEPVAIVPRQLPDGSELDMSLCHLRSMSPLHLQYLKNMGVTGTLVVSLVREGKLWGLIACHHYSPRYVPYTSRAALELLAEVISTRIAAIENYVQSQVEVLVKRLELRLIEATSTDGDWRNALFRNSRTLLTPVDATGAALFHDGEIMTAGDVPSTPDLRALLAWVSAQPGEGGVYTCASVVRRNPEFASMAATASGVMAVPLSPSRPDWLMWFRKEQPCEYTWAGDPAKPLLNDDPLTLSPRRSFAAWSEIVRGTAAPWTRAEEVLAKAIGQSLSDIILQIQAVRLLIAQHQLNLVRSQVGNSKDPVIIADPAGRILYSNETFQRLPGSPAATLSTLDDLGGLFLEPGEVRAMLKRLQQERLPWRGEAGLVTSGAAPLPIGIRADVVPGQGSSILGFIVILSDLTVRQQTESARQHFETTMLQAERDLAASEGGSQLREPDEVIGAILANANVAAMEISDAIGDGGAVPLLRELETSTQRAAALYRRLRRYASGKGER